Proteins from a genomic interval of Symmachiella macrocystis:
- a CDS encoding BlaI/MecI/CopY family transcriptional regulator yields MARPQLPYPTPKELEVLQVLWEEEPCSVRQMMEQLGRRRPRAYSSVLNLLNTMTDKGLLMRKAHGSAYLYKARIDRERTNGGLVKDLLNRAFSGSAASLITHALKQGKPSVEELDAITRAIKDYRGGHGVR; encoded by the coding sequence ATGGCCCGACCCCAGCTTCCCTATCCTACACCCAAGGAACTCGAAGTTCTGCAAGTGCTCTGGGAAGAAGAACCGTGTTCCGTCCGGCAAATGATGGAGCAACTTGGACGACGGCGGCCGCGGGCGTATTCATCCGTGTTGAATTTGTTGAACACGATGACCGACAAGGGTCTGCTGATGCGCAAGGCACATGGTTCGGCCTATCTTTACAAAGCCCGCATTGACCGGGAGCGGACCAACGGCGGACTGGTTAAGGATCTCCTCAACCGCGCTTTCTCCGGTTCCGCTGCATCACTCATCACCCACGCACTTAAGCAGGGTAAGCCCAGCGTTGAAGAATTGGACGCGATAACCCGCGCCATCAAGGACTACCGTGGCGGGCACGGCGTGCGGTGA
- a CDS encoding twin-arginine translocation signal domain-containing protein: protein MSTHATRRDFLRGASATGLLGLTGTSFLTQLPTVSAAEAKLDATAVHFGAAIEPTVRLLEETPREQLLEKVAARIHGGLSYREVLAALLLAGVRNVQPRPSVGFKFHAVLVVNSAHLASLNSPAGDRWLPIFWALDEFKDSQQRDITEGDWTMAAVNEAAVPPAHQARKAFKTAMDRWDVAGADAAVAALARTAGSNQVFELFAHYAARDFRSIGHKAIYVANSWRTLQCIGWQNAEPVLRSLAYALLNHHNEPNPADSDLAPDRPWRTNAALAETIRPEWTGGEVNSAATTDLLTGLRSGTPDDVCDAVVQMLNQGIAPQSVYDALLVGAGELLIRQPGIVALHAVTSTNALRYLFSTSSRDKTRRMLLLQNAAFLTLFREAMRGRGKVGDTRIDQLQAAAPPSDSATALAQIFQEVSSDRGVAAEKVLGYLDADQPVKPLIDEARRLIFMKGKNAHDYKFSSAVLEDYYHISPAWRNQFLASSVYNLRGSGDADNTLVQRTRAALSS, encoded by the coding sequence ATGTCTACGCACGCCACTCGACGGGACTTTTTACGGGGTGCCTCAGCGACCGGGCTATTAGGATTAACGGGCACGTCGTTTCTCACGCAACTACCGACTGTCTCCGCGGCTGAGGCGAAATTGGATGCTACGGCGGTTCATTTCGGGGCTGCGATTGAACCGACAGTTCGATTGCTGGAAGAGACGCCGCGCGAGCAGTTGTTGGAGAAAGTCGCGGCGAGGATTCACGGCGGGCTCAGTTATCGCGAAGTCCTAGCGGCGCTGTTGTTGGCCGGTGTCCGCAATGTGCAACCGCGGCCATCGGTCGGTTTTAAATTCCATGCTGTGCTCGTGGTTAATTCGGCGCACTTGGCGAGCTTGAACTCTCCCGCTGGGGATCGCTGGTTGCCGATTTTTTGGGCGCTGGACGAATTCAAAGATTCACAGCAACGCGACATCACCGAAGGCGACTGGACGATGGCGGCCGTCAACGAAGCGGCTGTTCCCCCGGCGCACCAAGCCCGTAAAGCGTTCAAGACCGCGATGGACCGTTGGGACGTTGCGGGGGCTGACGCGGCTGTCGCCGCTTTGGCGCGGACCGCCGGCTCGAATCAGGTGTTTGAATTGTTCGCGCACTACGCTGCTCGCGATTTTCGCAGCATCGGACATAAAGCAATCTACGTCGCCAACAGTTGGCGGACGCTGCAGTGTATCGGCTGGCAAAATGCCGAACCGGTGTTGCGGTCGTTAGCGTACGCATTACTCAACCACCACAACGAACCCAATCCCGCTGATAGCGACCTGGCGCCCGATCGACCTTGGCGAACCAACGCGGCACTGGCCGAAACCATCCGTCCCGAATGGACCGGCGGCGAAGTCAATTCGGCAGCGACTACGGACTTGTTAACAGGCTTGCGTAGTGGAACACCCGACGACGTCTGCGATGCTGTTGTACAGATGCTCAATCAGGGAATTGCTCCGCAATCGGTTTACGATGCTTTGCTCGTCGGAGCCGGTGAATTGTTGATCCGCCAACCTGGTATTGTGGCGCTGCATGCAGTCACCTCGACGAATGCGCTACGTTATCTGTTTAGCACCAGCAGCCGCGACAAAACCCGTCGGATGCTACTTTTACAAAATGCCGCGTTCCTGACGCTCTTCCGTGAGGCAATGCGCGGGCGTGGAAAAGTGGGCGATACGCGAATCGATCAACTCCAAGCGGCAGCGCCGCCAAGTGATTCCGCCACTGCACTCGCCCAGATCTTTCAGGAGGTTAGCAGCGATCGCGGCGTGGCGGCTGAGAAAGTTCTCGGTTACCTTGACGCTGATCAACCGGTTAAACCGTTGATCGACGAAGCGCGGCGGCTGATCTTTATGAAAGGCAAGAACGCGCACGATTACAAATTCAGTTCGGCCGTCTTAGAGGATTATTACCATATCTCGCCCGCATGGCGAAATCAATTTTTAGCGTCGAGTGTCTATAACCTGCGCGGATCGGGAGACGCGGACAACACGTTGGTCCAACGGACGCGTGCCGCATTGAGTTCTTGA
- a CDS encoding universal stress protein produces the protein MIKLKRILVPTDFSAYSEEAMTYACAFAEQFKAELHVVHVLQDLVGVVPDPGVAFPPPGDYMGELQTSAEKALLQIPAPEWAAKNTVVRATRQGPPFLEIVRYAKELEIDLIVLGTHGRGGLAHVLLGSVAERVVRKAPCPVLTVRPGEHEFVMP, from the coding sequence ATGATCAAGTTAAAACGCATTTTGGTACCGACCGATTTCAGCGCCTATTCTGAAGAGGCGATGACGTACGCTTGCGCATTTGCCGAGCAATTTAAAGCTGAGTTACATGTGGTACACGTCCTGCAGGATTTAGTTGGAGTTGTACCCGATCCAGGAGTCGCTTTTCCGCCACCGGGCGATTACATGGGCGAATTGCAGACCAGTGCTGAAAAGGCTTTGCTGCAAATACCCGCTCCCGAATGGGCAGCGAAGAACACAGTCGTCCGCGCAACGCGGCAAGGCCCGCCGTTCTTAGAAATCGTTCGCTATGCCAAAGAGCTGGAGATTGATCTGATCGTCCTGGGGACGCACGGTCGCGGCGGCTTAGCGCATGTACTGTTGGGCAGCGTCGCCGAACGAGTCGTCCGCAAGGCCCCCTGCCCTGTCCTGACCGTTCGCCCCGGTGAACACGAATTCGTTATGCCGTAA
- a CDS encoding MraY family glycosyltransferase produces MVLLIIACAASGFIISAVVTAVVRAMAPKWGLVDQPAARKVHETPTALGGGIGIWLGTVLPLAGAQLFLSSSTVAQLLPEELAAHVAGIGARSGQLWAIIAWGTLLAVMGLIDDLKNLPWAPRLAVQLIAAIGLVSMGVRATLFADAAWIGAIVTVLWILVLTNSFNFLDNMDGLTSGIGLITSVIFALIMLTSTSEPRWFVAAFLLILAGSLGGFLCHNFPPARIFMGDAGSYFVGLSIASMTVVGTFYEYEKTPPYVMLAPLCVLAIPLYDFCSVMIIRLSEGRSPFHADKCHFSHRLVELGLSRRDAVLTIHLATLTTGLGGLLLYQVSNWAGALIVVALILCVLAVIAILETAARRHQKKL; encoded by the coding sequence ATGGTTTTGTTGATTATTGCCTGTGCAGCTTCGGGGTTTATCATTTCCGCGGTTGTTACGGCTGTGGTGCGGGCGATGGCGCCGAAGTGGGGATTGGTCGATCAACCCGCGGCGCGCAAGGTCCATGAAACGCCGACCGCTCTGGGCGGAGGAATTGGGATTTGGCTGGGGACGGTTTTGCCGTTGGCCGGTGCACAGCTGTTTTTGTCGTCGTCAACCGTCGCGCAGTTACTTCCCGAAGAATTGGCTGCGCATGTCGCCGGGATCGGCGCGCGGAGTGGCCAATTGTGGGCCATCATCGCCTGGGGCACCTTGTTGGCCGTGATGGGGTTGATTGACGACCTCAAAAACCTCCCCTGGGCGCCGCGACTGGCCGTACAACTTATCGCCGCCATCGGTTTGGTCTCGATGGGTGTCCGCGCCACGCTGTTCGCCGATGCGGCTTGGATCGGCGCCATCGTGACCGTGCTGTGGATTTTGGTGCTGACCAATTCCTTCAACTTTTTGGACAACATGGACGGACTGACCTCCGGCATCGGTTTGATTACGTCGGTGATTTTTGCGTTGATCATGCTCACCAGCACCTCCGAACCGCGCTGGTTCGTTGCCGCATTTTTGCTGATTTTGGCGGGGTCGCTCGGCGGGTTTTTGTGCCACAACTTTCCGCCAGCGCGAATTTTTATGGGAGATGCCGGGAGCTATTTCGTCGGCCTGTCGATCGCCAGTATGACTGTCGTCGGTACGTTTTATGAATACGAAAAAACGCCGCCCTACGTGATGTTGGCGCCGCTGTGCGTGTTGGCCATTCCGCTGTACGACTTTTGCTCGGTGATGATCATCCGACTTTCCGAGGGACGCAGTCCGTTTCATGCGGACAAATGTCATTTCTCGCATCGCCTTGTCGAATTAGGCCTCAGCCGCCGCGATGCCGTGCTCACAATTCATCTGGCGACATTGACGACGGGACTAGGGGGGCTGCTACTCTATCAGGTCTCCAATTGGGCGGGGGCATTGATTGTGGTGGCGTTGATCCTCTGTGTCTTGGCTGTGATCGCAATCCTCGAAACAGCCGCTCGCCGCCATCAGAAAAAACTATAA
- a CDS encoding O-antigen ligase family protein, which translates to MSKSGRSAPPQTESPPGDAPTIIETLLIAAVAMLLVWRLLSPTEGATLGFGLWMAQFSFAALAMWSVGYWRGKVRGFQFHKVDIAVALFVAGHLISGFLALTGDADQRATINMLAEWAGLGATYFLMRQTFTTWEFRRQIVVIMLASSAALASYGLWQHYVWYPQTAAQYNEIRGKLDELSKQPTTGGNVAASSRLKRQLIEMGVPTSSLEGSGRMGYEARLLSSTEPLGRFALANTFAGLLAVWLIVLAAVLAQRFANSTSQPVPVASWMCGIGLALLIAACLLLTKSRTAYVGTMVGGAAIILSMITARTALPRHTWRIVIAAVLVIAGLVAAMVMSGGLDRWVVAETRKSLGYRLEYWQGTWDVIRTHPLTGIGPGNFRNHYLQYKRPESSEEISDPHNALLDVWVNGGLISVVGLTAMTVLCIVAIRQSSGLVPGQLSDPSLEPAKQKRNSRSQRPAGQIMIPVPQASTCGAFLAFCVVGVTEFSAVTWSILAVWCVAIPLAGRAIGPNSPRPAVFLIAAATLMVHLSGAGGIAMPALCQMLLLCVVMILPPAELSPSARSLPRAAGMVALLLSLGISLACWQFATAPVSRASQLLAEGDYQLWERGNPVRARQAYLAATVADPYAGESWRKLAELEFGGGLVKTEDTRKTVQKATEMLRKSLEKNPRSWNNFRILGEYYLQANLRLQSPELAGEAVVAFTRAAELYPNSAEIRGRLAEALSRDGRVADAQQEAQFALQLNETTQQAGHIDRVLPEKTLELLRKMANQADAPVPPTESD; encoded by the coding sequence ATGAGCAAATCTGGGCGCAGCGCCCCTCCACAAACCGAATCGCCGCCCGGCGATGCGCCGACCATCATCGAGACGCTGCTCATTGCGGCCGTCGCGATGTTGCTGGTGTGGCGGCTGTTGTCCCCCACCGAAGGCGCAACACTCGGTTTCGGATTATGGATGGCACAATTCAGTTTTGCTGCGTTAGCGATGTGGTCGGTGGGGTATTGGCGAGGAAAGGTTCGCGGCTTTCAGTTTCACAAAGTCGATATCGCTGTCGCACTGTTCGTCGCCGGGCATCTGATTTCCGGATTTCTGGCGCTCACCGGCGACGCCGATCAACGCGCGACGATCAACATGCTGGCCGAATGGGCCGGTTTGGGCGCGACTTATTTCTTGATGCGGCAGACGTTCACGACTTGGGAATTCCGCCGACAAATCGTGGTCATCATGCTGGCCAGTTCAGCAGCGCTGGCTAGCTATGGCTTGTGGCAACATTATGTTTGGTATCCACAAACAGCGGCCCAATACAACGAGATCCGCGGCAAGCTCGACGAATTGTCGAAACAGCCCACCACCGGAGGCAACGTGGCCGCTTCCTCGCGGTTGAAGCGACAGTTGATCGAAATGGGTGTCCCGACCAGTTCGTTGGAAGGCTCAGGACGCATGGGCTACGAAGCTCGCTTGTTATCGAGCACAGAGCCGTTGGGGCGTTTCGCCTTGGCCAACACCTTCGCCGGCCTGTTGGCCGTCTGGCTAATTGTTTTAGCGGCTGTGTTAGCACAGCGATTTGCGAACTCCACCTCACAGCCCGTGCCTGTGGCCTCTTGGATGTGTGGCATCGGACTGGCGCTGTTGATCGCCGCGTGTCTACTGCTCACGAAAAGTCGCACGGCCTATGTCGGCACGATGGTTGGAGGAGCGGCAATCATTCTATCGATGATCACCGCGCGGACGGCACTTCCACGACATACGTGGCGAATCGTGATTGCGGCGGTGCTAGTGATTGCCGGGTTGGTCGCGGCGATGGTCATGAGCGGGGGTTTGGATCGCTGGGTCGTAGCTGAAACGCGCAAATCCTTGGGCTATCGTCTGGAATACTGGCAAGGAACCTGGGACGTGATCCGCACGCATCCGCTCACTGGGATTGGTCCGGGGAATTTCCGGAACCATTATCTGCAATACAAACGCCCTGAATCGAGCGAGGAAATCTCTGATCCTCACAATGCACTGTTGGACGTATGGGTCAACGGCGGCTTGATTTCCGTTGTCGGTCTCACAGCAATGACGGTCCTGTGCATCGTCGCGATCCGGCAATCCAGCGGCCTGGTCCCCGGCCAACTCTCGGATCCGTCACTTGAACCTGCTAAACAGAAACGAAACTCCCGATCGCAACGCCCCGCTGGTCAGATCATGATTCCCGTTCCCCAGGCGAGTACCTGTGGGGCATTTCTTGCATTTTGTGTGGTTGGTGTGACAGAGTTTTCAGCGGTGACCTGGAGTATTCTGGCCGTTTGGTGTGTGGCAATTCCGCTGGCCGGCAGAGCAATCGGGCCAAATTCTCCGCGGCCAGCCGTTTTTCTCATCGCCGCCGCTACGCTGATGGTCCATCTTTCCGGAGCAGGCGGAATCGCCATGCCGGCGCTCTGCCAGATGCTGTTGCTGTGCGTGGTCATGATCCTGCCGCCTGCAGAACTCTCCCCGTCGGCCCGCTCTCTTCCACGTGCGGCTGGGATGGTCGCTTTGCTGTTGTCACTGGGAATTAGCCTCGCCTGTTGGCAATTTGCCACGGCACCGGTTTCGCGGGCGAGTCAGCTCCTTGCTGAAGGGGACTATCAATTGTGGGAGCGAGGCAATCCGGTCCGGGCACGGCAGGCGTATCTGGCGGCAACTGTGGCCGATCCGTATGCGGGCGAATCATGGCGAAAATTGGCCGAATTGGAGTTTGGGGGGGGCTTGGTAAAAACCGAGGATACTCGGAAAACGGTGCAAAAAGCTACGGAAATGTTACGGAAATCGCTGGAGAAAAACCCACGATCTTGGAACAATTTTCGTATTTTGGGAGAGTATTACCTTCAAGCAAACCTGCGGCTGCAGTCGCCCGAGTTGGCTGGCGAGGCTGTGGTGGCGTTTACGCGCGCAGCTGAGTTGTATCCCAACTCGGCCGAAATCCGAGGACGATTGGCCGAGGCCTTGTCCCGGGACGGGCGTGTGGCGGACGCACAGCAAGAAGCCCAATTCGCACTGCAATTGAACGAAACCACGCAACAGGCAGGGCATATTGACCGCGTATTACCCGAAAAAACGCTGGAATTGTTAAGAAAAATGGCGAATCAGGCGGACGCGCCGGTCCCCCCTACTGAATCTGATTGA
- a CDS encoding DUF1573 domain-containing protein, translated as MKAKDIVIAMVLGGVALGAAVVVSNASSWMAKKDAESTSEDVGIDPYLESVGPPAKAVVDETTYDFDVMERGTEGEHVFKVSNDGEGVLRIIKGKATCTCTKFMLKEDKDLERVELQPGESMDVTVAWKVKDGAEEHFKSVAPLNTNDPDNKYLALTIVGKVAYTMFVYPARTFIAPDVVGKEPVRISGIIGSRLLEDIELVSAVTDSEFVQVESQKLEFKEGRAEGVNGKCGYRIDALIQPDIPVGKFKAPIKVTLKAPDGTEYVEELSVVTTRTGPLKIVGKSFDARTMTLDFKGFNIADGVTAELSMFVSVPDDTDTYDFNVIKSTNEFVQMSIKRDTNFEGKSLQRYVVKFEIPPDTVTTPENKGRAEFIVETSHPEIKSIQFRAKYQAY; from the coding sequence ATGAAGGCAAAAGATATTGTCATCGCGATGGTACTGGGCGGGGTCGCACTTGGCGCCGCTGTAGTCGTGAGCAACGCCAGCAGTTGGATGGCCAAAAAAGACGCGGAATCGACTTCCGAAGATGTGGGCATCGATCCCTATTTGGAATCCGTCGGACCGCCTGCCAAAGCCGTGGTCGATGAAACGACGTACGATTTCGACGTCATGGAACGCGGTACTGAAGGCGAGCACGTCTTTAAAGTGTCAAACGACGGCGAAGGGGTCTTGCGCATCATCAAGGGCAAAGCCACCTGCACCTGTACAAAATTCATGCTGAAAGAGGACAAAGATCTCGAACGGGTAGAACTACAGCCGGGTGAATCGATGGACGTGACGGTTGCTTGGAAGGTGAAAGACGGCGCAGAGGAACACTTCAAGTCTGTGGCGCCTTTAAATACGAACGATCCAGACAACAAATACCTGGCCCTCACAATCGTCGGAAAAGTCGCCTATACGATGTTTGTTTACCCGGCCCGGACGTTCATCGCGCCCGATGTTGTCGGCAAAGAACCGGTCCGGATTTCGGGAATCATCGGGTCACGATTATTAGAGGACATCGAACTGGTTTCCGCCGTAACCGATTCGGAATTCGTTCAAGTCGAGTCCCAAAAACTCGAATTTAAGGAGGGCCGAGCCGAAGGCGTCAACGGCAAATGTGGGTATCGCATCGACGCGTTGATTCAACCGGACATTCCTGTCGGCAAATTTAAGGCACCGATCAAGGTCACCTTGAAAGCCCCGGACGGCACGGAATATGTGGAAGAACTATCGGTCGTCACAACACGGACCGGTCCGCTTAAAATTGTCGGAAAGAGCTTTGATGCCCGCACCATGACGCTTGATTTCAAAGGGTTCAATATTGCCGATGGGGTTACTGCCGAATTGAGTATGTTTGTCAGTGTCCCGGATGATACCGATACTTATGACTTCAATGTCATCAAATCCACCAACGAATTTGTGCAGATGAGTATCAAACGCGATACGAACTTTGAGGGAAAATCACTTCAACGATATGTGGTGAAGTTCGAGATCCCACCCGATACCGTAACGACTCCCGAAAACAAAGGACGTGCCGAGTTCATTGTCGAAACCAGTCACCCCGAAATAAAGTCCATCCAGTTTCGTGCAAAGTACCAAGCTTATTGA
- a CDS encoding multiheme c-type cytochrome, protein MTWKRWQTMPLLIVASAVCAACLSSCGSDDDPSQGDTTSTTPKKDDKPNYPPPAPIFEGWEKPEFVLCVTGETHGYLEPCGCSETQSGGLSRRADLFRQIDDKGWSRAELDLGGSLKRTRRQSQIKFEVLLDAMQQMGYAAMGLGTEELRLDAGYLLSLDTEDQLPLLGANVVLFGSEELTMPKRHFTTEVAGKTIGVISIVGDAYRNEIVPPANDGAMPDVDIINAHDAVTKQLAALTDEDNAAQPDLLVLLSHAPLEESRALAEAFPQFDVVVSAGGYEDPDNKAEQIGESKTMFITVGHKGKHIGVIGYYPEAEQKLKFELIELDNQRFHETPAMTDVMRRYQERLHDEQIVQNMKPVAHESGARFVGVDQCKDCHTKAFSKWSTTRHSHAYDSLSKGREGQEEGWISRVHDPECLACHVTGWNPQQVFPYERGFVDAGSTPQLKGQQCENCHGPGSIHADLENQRVAGNLPPQDEELIRWRKNMHLDQGIAEKQLCNQCHDLDNSPKFDFAEYWKKVAHPGRD, encoded by the coding sequence ATGACTTGGAAACGTTGGCAGACCATGCCGTTGTTGATCGTTGCCAGTGCGGTATGTGCCGCCTGTCTCTCCTCGTGCGGCTCAGATGACGATCCGTCCCAGGGCGACACGACCTCTACGACACCCAAAAAAGACGACAAGCCCAACTATCCCCCGCCCGCACCGATCTTTGAAGGCTGGGAAAAGCCGGAGTTTGTGTTGTGTGTGACGGGCGAGACCCACGGCTATTTAGAACCGTGCGGCTGTTCCGAAACGCAGTCGGGCGGCCTTTCACGGCGAGCGGATCTGTTTCGCCAAATTGATGATAAAGGCTGGTCCCGCGCCGAACTCGACCTGGGAGGTTCGCTCAAACGGACCCGGCGACAAAGCCAAATCAAGTTCGAAGTTTTACTCGATGCGATGCAGCAAATGGGCTATGCCGCGATGGGCTTGGGAACCGAGGAACTTCGCCTGGATGCCGGGTATTTGCTCTCGTTAGATACCGAGGATCAATTGCCATTGCTCGGCGCAAATGTCGTCCTGTTTGGATCCGAAGAACTGACGATGCCCAAACGGCATTTCACGACCGAAGTCGCCGGCAAAACCATTGGCGTGATCTCAATCGTCGGGGATGCCTACCGCAACGAGATCGTACCTCCCGCAAACGACGGCGCCATGCCTGACGTCGACATCATCAATGCTCACGATGCGGTCACCAAACAATTGGCCGCACTGACCGATGAAGACAACGCAGCGCAACCCGATCTGCTCGTGCTGCTTTCGCATGCCCCCCTGGAAGAATCGCGCGCCTTGGCTGAGGCTTTTCCCCAATTCGACGTTGTCGTTTCGGCTGGCGGTTATGAAGATCCCGACAACAAAGCCGAACAAATCGGCGAATCGAAAACGATGTTCATCACCGTGGGCCACAAAGGCAAGCATATCGGTGTCATCGGGTATTATCCCGAAGCGGAGCAGAAGCTGAAATTTGAATTGATCGAGCTCGACAACCAACGTTTTCACGAAACTCCAGCGATGACTGACGTGATGCGGCGCTATCAGGAGCGATTGCATGACGAGCAAATCGTCCAGAACATGAAACCGGTTGCGCATGAGTCGGGAGCACGATTCGTCGGTGTGGATCAGTGCAAAGATTGCCACACCAAAGCATTTTCCAAATGGAGCACCACCCGCCACTCGCATGCCTACGATTCCCTCAGCAAGGGGCGCGAAGGACAAGAAGAGGGTTGGATCTCCCGAGTGCATGACCCCGAATGCTTGGCCTGTCATGTCACCGGTTGGAATCCACAACAGGTCTTTCCTTATGAACGTGGATTCGTGGATGCCGGCTCGACGCCGCAATTAAAAGGCCAACAATGTGAAAACTGCCACGGTCCCGGCAGCATCCACGCTGACCTCGAAAACCAACGGGTCGCCGGCAATTTACCGCCGCAAGATGAGGAATTGATCCGTTGGCGGAAAAACATGCATCTCGATCAGGGGATTGCCGAGAAGCAACTCTGCAATCAATGCCACGACCTCGATAACAGCCCCAAATTCGACTTTGCCGAATACTGGAAAAAAGTCGCCCACCCCGGTCGTGACTGA
- a CDS encoding DUF6368 family protein, translated as MGPTATIFLPKPVSEQLLVSLDSELRSAAARIKTSRKGCDWNIWMTSDSTSFTHPFQVHVWETSKRLEDCGVDLKELALDSSVFQAIVTVSAGCNEYEDWNLTAVLAKKIADRFGGIATKPEK; from the coding sequence GTGGGACCGACTGCGACCATCTTTTTGCCGAAACCTGTCTCTGAACAATTGCTGGTTAGCCTCGACTCCGAGCTGCGGAGTGCCGCTGCTAGAATCAAAACTTCTCGCAAAGGGTGCGATTGGAACATCTGGATGACCTCTGATTCGACTAGTTTCACGCATCCATTCCAAGTTCACGTTTGGGAAACATCCAAGCGATTAGAGGATTGCGGTGTAGACCTTAAAGAATTGGCTTTGGACTCTTCTGTCTTCCAGGCGATTGTCACCGTTTCAGCGGGCTGCAACGAATACGAAGATTGGAATTTGACCGCAGTCCTTGCCAAAAAGATCGCTGATCGTTTCGGCGGTATTGCTACAAAACCGGAAAAGTAG